The genomic region tcaataaagatcaggcttacgagctgctttgcttctcaatattctctggttggcctctgttcttttctccgaccgatggagaacctacaaaggactctataagggctcttgtatcccacataagggaataagggcagattttcgtttattacatcATAGAAtccaagagttggaagggaccacatgagtcatctagtccaaccgccctcttttgcccaacatagggattgaacccaggatccTGAAATTAAGattgaggttgggtggccatgtgtcatggatgctttagttgagattgctgcaatgcaaggggttggactagatgacccttggtggaTTACTTCCAACTCTATGTCTCTTTCAGACCGGGCTCTTTCAGGTTTTAAAACTAGGGCACACTatatatggggctgcccttgacaTGCAACCTTCatctggtccaaaatgcagctgctAGCCCCCCCTCTAGGGCCCAGAGGGGGGAGAGTGCGGTCTCCAAAGGCTGATGGATCGTCAAATGACTGATAACTGTGGAATAAGGTTTATCTACATTGTAATATTGCAAACAGTTTTGCCTAACAATTTAACTTGGAAGGTACTGGTTGAATGAAGCTCAAAAGGAAGGTTTGGGCAATTAATGATTGGAAGTTGCTGCGCCATTAAACTTCAGATAACAGGCTTGGACAACATCCCGGATTGGAACGGAGACAGAGGAAGCTGCGCTGATACAAAGacagttggaaaaatatatacTAACGAAGCTGCATTCGACGGATGAAAGTACATGATGTTTGACATGATTGAGAATCGTGGACTCAGGGACAAAGAATTATAAAGCAtcaaaatcgagatgtggaaaatatggaaacaaggaggagaggtaggactgagatgtggagatatgcttcagagatccagaccTTGGGGAGctccaaaaaattaataattataatttggaccataacttggtcttttttatttgagttttttatattaatttatttaattggagcattatgattggatatattaattggagGTTTTTTGttgggaaatcaataaaaatgatttaataaaaaagcaaaaacaaaatgcagatGCTAGCTGGCTGGGCTTCTGTTTAGAAATGAAAAGAAGCTTTCAGAACTATATTGCATCATACCTTTCCGGCAAAACAAGCAGCGGGGTCCTCCGTGCCACAACAACTGTTCGCCACTGTTAGGCTATCGTCATAGAGAGCAACGAGAAGAGCTTCTGGGGCATACGTAAATGTCTGGGCAAAGCGGTGTATATAGCTACAGCAGAGAGAAAAGCGTCTCAGAACATTTCACAGAACGTTTGCGCTAGGTCTTCCTATgctcttataaaggtaaagggacctctgaccattaggtccagtcgtgaccactctggggttgcggcgctcatcttgctttattggctgagggacccggcctacagcttctgggtcatgtggccagcatgactaagccgcttctggcgaaccagagcagtgcatggaaacaccgtttaccttcccgccggagtggcacctatttatctacttgcactttgatgtgctttcaaactgctgggttggcaggagctgggaccaaataatgggagctcaccgcgaccttctgattggcaagtcctaggctctgtggtttaacccacagtgccacctgtatcccagcgccacccgcgtcccatatatcatatatatatgaCCCTATATGCTCTTATATCAAGCAGCTAACCAGGACTTTTATTCTTCATGAATAAGTTCTTGAAAAGTTTGTTTTAGGAAGGAATTAGTTCCAGTTCATTCCTCACCTTACAAATGAATTAGTACCCAAGGCTCTGGGTCaaggctggtacagtggtaccttgggttatagacgcttcgggttacacgttttcaggttacggatgtgccaaaacctggaagtaccagaatgggttacctccgggtttcagcactcacgcatgtgcagaaatgcTAAATCatactttgcgcatgcgcagaagcgccaaatcgcgtcacatgcgtgcgcagacgcaaTACTGCggattgcgaacgtgcctcccgcatggatcatgtacgcaacctgaggttccactgtactgctcTCTTTCTATTTTAATTATTGGTATgggtttaaccagtgcttttttcctaaaaaaaattaaaatactcatattgaaatgctgtCCCTCAATCAGGCCAAACTTAgatgcacaaaatgtttaggggtatgcgtacccctgtgtcccctcagagaaaaagcactgggtttaaCAGATTTCACATATGTATAGAGTTTTAAttttatcaatgtttaattgtttttaaatgattggcTTCTTTGAGAAAATGTTTGTACCGGTTCTTGTTTTTAACTGTAAGTTGCATTTGAGTCCTGTCCGGGGGGAAATGCAGgttgtgaaaaataaatatataataatgataattaggGCTGCGTGGCtacttttttcttcaaaataaacaCATTCAGTTTCAGTCCTGCATATTACAACACATCATAGCTTGTCTGGGAGAACTTAAATGTTTTTCCTTGGTGCCTAAGGCCCCAGTCTCTTCCACAAGTCCTACCACTGATGAATTAAGAAATGTCCTGTTACCTTCAAGTCGAGTGGGAAAAAAGCATATAAGTGGGTTCTCCCACCTTTTTGACGCAGGTTTATGTTGAAGTGGGAATTAAGGTCAGTTTGCAATTTTGAGTTTGGAACCAGCAGGTGTTGCCAGTAATGAATAAGCACATTTAAATTACAGCTAATTAAAAAGCTTATCtctaggaaagtgtgtgtgtgtgtagggggacaCTTACTTATAAATTTCCCGCTGTCTACAGTCCACATTACACAGGCATTCAGGAGTCGGACGTGCAACATTTGAACTGTCGGTATTCTTGTCCCATGGCAGGGAATATATGCATACGTATTTCTGCAAGGAGCCAGAATTGTCTAGGCAACAGTCGTTAATTCTTTTATCTTGGGTTGAGAGTTTATTGCAGGTTTTGGCAGTGTGGTTCGACACCTGGGGAGGAAAGACAGCCAATGATTTCGCAACAAAACTGAACCACATGCGATGCTTCGTGTGGAAGGATGCGGGCACCGAGGGACCGATTTCATGTGGCATGTCCAGCCGCAGAGGCCAATTTCAAAGTAATTAACTAACTCGACGTTTTTAAAATCCACCttttgggaaagggccatagctcagtagtagagcataaGCTTTGCAGGACTGGAAATGTCCACTGTTTGAAACCCCAGAGACTTAACTGCtggttagtgtagacaatactaaagtAGATAAACCAGTGACTTTACTCAAGATAAAAAAGAGCCATAGGTCCCTGCTTCACCTGAAATGTCCCAGGGGAGAAATATACCATCAAGGACTGGCTGAAAAGTAGTGGCAGAACCCCCtagggcaggcacaggcaaactcggccctccagatgttttgggactacaactcccatcatccctagctaacaggaccagtggtcagggatgatgggagttgtagtcacaaaacatctggaggtgtcCTAGGGCGAtctcagaggaggaaggctcagagcccagggagtggtggtgggacactgagaaCAAGTCAGAGGATGAAGCGGGGGCAGAATGATTGGAGGCTGAAGAAGCAGCAggcttgagtgagagagaggggCCAGATGCAGAATGCAAGGCAGACTCAGGACAtgaagcagagaaggaggggcAAGAGGCAGCAGAAGCATCCACCGAGCTTGCCTTTCCTACTGCAGCAAGCTCCCCTCTTCCCTTGCCTCTATGTTTAAGGCTGCTTTGGAGGCATCCAGCTGGGGAGGAGAGTTAGTGGGAAGTAGAAGACAgagaccttcagtcctggcaactatTCCTTGGGGGCCAGTCCTTGGTGCTTGGGATGCTGTTTTCTTGAATAAAGAGCTAACTTTTCTGCTTGTCTCTACGTCTTGAGTGCTGACCTACATCTGAACCAGCcctgatatatacagtggtacctcagtttttgaaagtCTCCGTTgaagaacatttcagaactcgaacgctgaaaacccggaagtcaacgctttggttttcaaatgcgcctcggaagtcgaacatgccacatgGCTTCCATACTGGgttttccgtattgagttttccttATTGAGTTCtccgtttttgaacgtttcggaactcgaacggtcttctggaatggattacgttcgaaaactgaggtaccactgtacgtggtcCAAACCAAAAATGAACTGATTGAAGCCTGCCTACCTACCTACAGGTAAACTTTTGGATATTCTTTTTCGGAATTCATAGACTCATTGCACTAAATCCACACTTctttggaagtaagtctcattgaaataGGGAGAACTTGCTTCCAGGTATATCAGTAGAACTAGCTGGCTCAATCTGTGTTACGTAGTCGGCATGGTCACATGACACAGCTCTTCCTGTCTTGTACCATTTTGAAACCAGTGGAGGGCGGGATCACATGTCTGAATGCCCCATATAAAAATTGTTCTGCAGATGGAAAACCAGCACATAGAAGACTAGTTGAGAAGGCCCAGTTAAAGCCCGTCTCCCTGATTTGCTACTTTTCTATGTGGAGCTGGAAGCGGTACAACCCAGCAAGAGCTACATCACCTGATTCTGTAGATAAGAGGTCTCAGCCATTCCTGCTGGACACAGAATGCTCTACTATTTTCAACAGAATGACAACGGCCATCAGTGTGAAATGGCCCTTTGCTCCTGAATGCTCACCTCCTTCTGGACGCAGTCTTCTTCCAATGAATCGCAGCACTTGGCAAGCACTTCAGAAGCATCTTCAGCGAGGGATAAGATATCCTCAACAGAAGCATTTGGACTTTTCTGAGTATATGTTATGAAATAGCTAGACATGGGCAGAGAAAATAAGTGGGAATTTAAATTAGTGTAGCTGTCCCAAAATGGtccattcaaaaccccctaaaaactctgaaaccccattttaaaatacaatatactcttatagagactccttatactgcgtttaaaaccagaattgcatttgggtagaaactgtttctcaggcggctagtcctagtctttataactctgtaacttcttccagaaggcagaagctgaaagagatcattttcgaggtgcgcactatcctgcgctatctctgcagctttcttatggcacctggaagcaaagatttgatctaaggtggggggaaaaaggtgggagaaaaccaatgacaaacctagacagcctcttaaaaagcagagacatcaccttgccaacaaatgtccgtatagttaaagctatggttttcccagtagtgatgtatggaagtgagagctggaccataaagaaggctggtcgccaaagaattgatgcttttgcattatggtgctggaggagactcttgagagtcccatggactgcaagaagatcaaacgcatccattctgaaggaaatcagccctgagtgctcactggaaggacagatcgtgaagctgaggctccaatactttggccacctcatgagaagagaagactccctggagaagacactgatgctgggaaagatggagggcacaaggagaagggggcgacagaggacgagatggttggatagtgttctcgaagctaccagcatgactttgactaaactgtggcaggcagtggaagacagaagtgcctggcgtgctctggtccatggggtcacgaagagtcggacacgactaaacaagtaaacaacaacaaggtgggaagagtgcacccaattattctctctgcagtctttacaaccctggacagcgttgttttttccctggccgtgcagctcctattattattattattattattattattattattattattagaatttatatactgccctatacccagaggtctcagggcagttcacagaattgcTGCAGCATGCCTATTAGCCCTATATGGCATTCTTGTCTGAAGCAGTGTAGGAAAGGGGGCAGTGATTGGCTCCATATCCCAAATCCTGATACTCTCTGACCTTCCCACATTTAGTGTGGTGCATTCTAACCATGCTAAGCTAAATGTGTGAAGAATCCCAGTCACTAATATGTGTCCAGGCAAAACAATAGGTCTATTGTCGTGATCTGGCTTCAGGCAGTGACCTGGACACAGTGGATGGGAGTAAAACGTTTATAGAGGATCTATActatagggaacctgtggcccaactTGGGAGCTCCTGAGTGAAGCTGGCATCTCACAAAAGGGAGACTGTggctctcccagtttctcatttttccattcttacattcagttctccacatttctccagcaatttgtgattttttgtttaaatcctcatgaaaattcattagcattttagtgtgaattttgcccaacaaacacatttttgtatgcagtttgggCTAATGTTCAAGTTTTAGCAAACCATTTCCCTTAACATAATGCATGTTTGCATGTTATTTTTGCTAATACACTCATTTTTATGCAAACTCCCCCTTATATTATTGTCTAGttgaaaattgcattgcaaaattcagtaaagtgtgatttatttatttattggaacggtggttgtgtttcagttctcatattgttttgcaaaatgtgaattaggtaggtttaccTTTAGATATGAAGTGAATCATTTTGTGTGTGCCCTAGACAGAATTCTTATGCACTGCTGCATTTGAAAAACACGACTTGAAAGACACATTTGGAAATGGTAGCAAATTTGGTACTATCCTGTGAAATTCTATTGCAGTTTGCTTCTTTCAACCCAGATAGATCTATCCAAGCTTTCACAATCAACAGGAACTACCAAAAATTCAGAGATTCAACAGGTAAAGTTATGACCTGCCATAAATACATAGGATGCAGAAGGTTTGCTTTGTACCTgagttttgttttctctttcccaAACACGGAATAGCGGGAGCACGCTTTGTTGGACAGATCAGTGAGCATCATGAGAGACTTCCTCTCCAGCTTCTGCAgcgtaaaagaaagaggtgagaTCAAACACTTGACACACTTAGTGAAGGGATCTGCTTCTAGCGGATCTGGAAGTGCCTGTTAACAGGAATCCGAAATATAACAGAGCTTTGCAATCACACATTTTCACTCAATTTAGTTGTCAGGGATGTGAGGCGAGTGGTCACGAGGAAGTCCTAGAACTCTGTCATAGAATACCAACCGTAAAATGGGTGTTATTCCTTCCCAGAGTGAAAGAGAGAACTCCGAGGAACAAGGGGGTGGCAGGAAGAAGGAGACAGAGGGTTGCTTCCTTCACATGCGGAGAGTGAAGCGAGCCCCTCCTTGTTGGGATGCGTCCGGGGAGTCGGTCCAGTATACcttaaggagcatctccacctccatcgttctgcccagacactgaggtccagtgctgagggccttctggcggttccctcgctgcaagaagccaagttacagggaaccaggcagatggcctttttggtagcggcacccgccctgtggaatgccctcccagcagatgtcaaagagaaaaataactaccaacttttagaagacatctgaaggcagccctgtttagggaagcttttaatatttaataggtcattgtattttagtgctttgttggaagccgcccagagtggctggggaaacccagccaggtgggcggggtataaataataaattattattattattattattattattattattattattattattatttggcaggtccccagctggctccagccaccagcTGGCAGCCAGGCGAACTCCTgttctcagaacagcatcaatcagcgatTCAAGCCTCAAAAGCCTTCAGAAACTTaagcacgcaagccagcagagataagaactctttgcaatggaagtggcggacagagacatgtgtaagcatatttacagggGTTTATTCAGCTTCAGGAACAaagggaaaaacatgtctgcttcccttttgtgtccaagcaaacagcagtatagcaaaagcaatatacaacggaagttcccagcatactgtcctggaagtaaacagacatgtgacatacaacaatccacacatctgttctaaaggtggaatggaactatatcctaacactcCCGTCCCGGAAGGCAAGTCGTAAATTTTCAGGACAGTGTCAGGCAGGCAGAGGGGCCACAACTCTCAGACATGCTTTCAGGGGAGGAGGCACAAGTTGCTCGTGAATCTCCTCATACTAGAAGGATGGCCAGAGTTCAGGCTTGGTGTCAAGCCCACAATAGGAGGAGCAGATGGCGTATTTCCTGTTGGAAAAGAGCCCACCCCACATTGGGCTCATCTGACCCTTCGAGTGCAGAAGATTGAGCTGCGTGCTCGGAATGAACTATTGTGTAAATACCAATAAATCTGAAAATTATGAAAACGCTGGCCTGCCGTCTCTTGGTATGAGAGGGAGATCGTAAATCCTGACAGCGGGAATCAAATGTTTACCTCACAGAGATGTGGGAATCTCTGTGGTGACTCTCCATCAACTGCATTACAGGCAACGGCCAATTTACGCACATCCAATGGGCAAGTGACTGTGAACATGCGCATTGGTgactttaaaaatggcaaaagcacCCCTAAAAGCGTCCAGAAAGGGCAAAATTTGCAAAATCctagcaatcccaggagcctttgcaccGACCTTTGAGGCCTGTGAAGAGTTGGCGTTTGAGCTAGGAAGTTTGGAGGGTGTGATTGTAGTGAGAGTTTGGCGTCTGGTAAGTTCTGCTGGGTTTTTCGAGGGCTTCCAGAGGTTTAGAgcgtgtttgcaggctttttcaatggcatTTCCAATATATGCAATTTCACGTAACCGTGCggtgccttggaacataaccgccatgtaaattgggagttgcctgcacTTTGAATAGTTCTGCACATGAGTCAAGGACAGCAAAGAGTGAGTTCCACCCAACTTCTCCAATGGAGAAGGTCTGTAGCCTAGTAGAAGAATATCtgattgcatgcaggaggtcccaggttcagtcccaggcatctccaggtaggtctgggaagaTTCctgggctgaaaccctggagagccattgctagtcagtgtagacaatgtagacctagcacaggcttcctcaaccttggccctccagatgttttgagactacagttcccatcatccctaaccactggtcctgctagctagggatcatgggagttgtaggccaaaaacatctggaggatcgaggttgaggaagcctgagcaagtggaccaatggtctggctcagtataagacagTATCCTATGTTCCCAACTCCGTTGGTTTAAGCTTTTGACATATACTGAGGTtgggagcagggccagcccacctatgagacaaggtgaggcaactgcctcaggtggcaaaatccaCACGGGCAGCAGATCCAGACTCCAAGGAATGCACAATGGCAGGGAAGTGTGAGTCCTGACAcaactactaccaccaccactaccaccactacCACtgctacctcttcttcttcttcttcttcttcttcttcttcttcttcttcttcttcttcttcttcttcttcttctttaaaaaacccattgCAAATATGCACAACATGGTGCCCTTAGGTGGCTGGCAATGCTACATAAGTGGAACAAATTGCGAAGCATCACTGAGAAGTCATTTGATGTGCTTGGTGCTTAAAGTTCATTCGTCAGGGAAATGGCTGCCGGCATTGGGCTGCAGCTGAATTGGAGGAGAGTTTGTTCGAGCTGTTCAGAGACAAAGAAAGTGCAATGAGTTTAGTGCTGAGAAAAGAAAGCACCAACCTCTTTTAAGAAGCAGACTGTGGGTTGCGCATGGGTACAACACGTTCCGACGATGGACAAGTAGGTTGTTGTGGAGGCGATCAAGAGTGGCAAAGGTGTATGGCTATGGTCAATGGAAAACTCATACAGAAACCTAGAAAATGGACCACAAAGTAGAACATAAGTGACTGCATATCACAAGTGAGGTCAGCGAAATCTTTGCAGCTACTTCCGTTGTCAGACTTCTCCAAGTGCTGAGTCTCCACATTTTATGCTGCAAAGGAATGGCAAATTTTAAATTCTCCTAACTGGATGTTAACTCATAGAAGTGATAAGAGGaaggataaataataaatatccTATCCAACCTACAAATCCCTCCAATATTAAATCCCCAGCTGTGCAAAACAACAAGATGAAAACCCTTTTGTGGCTTTAAAGCTCTTTCTCGCTTCAcagatccgttctggaggcccattcgcaacatgagcagaacgcaacccatgtctgcggttcgcgattcgccgcttctgtgcatgcgtgtgacatcattttgcgcatctgcgcatgtgtgagagGCAAAGCCCGGaaataaccctttccagtacttccgggtcgccgcgggacgcaacctgaaaatgttcaacctgaagcaaatgtaacatgaggtatgactatattatGATAGGATAATCAGTAGATGGAGGAGTTAGGACCTTTAGCATTCTCTCTGGGGAATCTGTCTCCAGGCCTCCCCTGAGCCCATGAAACCTGGACCAGCCATCAGAGTGTGGCCAGAGATGGACTCTGGTGCCTGAATGGGACAGGTAAGTGGCACAGTTGAAATGCACACATGACTCACCTGTCTGCAAAGTCCTGGGGGTCCTTTCTGAAGGCCCCACACAGTTCCTCATTGGATGGCTCCACATATGTATGGAACTCCTTGGGTGGGTGCTTCAAGGCTGCAAGGCAAAGCTTTCGTTCAAGGCCTTCCTCGCGGCAACAGGCAGCTGTCCTTGGATGCTTCGGGAAAGGGTTATTTGGGTCGCAGGATTTGGCCGAGAGTGCTAAAGACtgggtgggaggaagagagagggaaggagaaaagaGGAAAAGGTTACAAGTTTGCCTAAGTACTACAGCCTCTGATACATAAGATCACAAGAAAAAACACTATCTGATCAAAGCAAAGGGAAatctaggtggaatctacacacatacaaaaaacactgtgaaattgtgaacagaatgtgagtaaactctttttatacttttatagaagactctgtcgtgtcttatctttaatgagggaataagggggaaataccagaacagttattatagaggctttggtgagcctgagcaaatgcatctgctgagtttaaaaaggggaatgttactctgctaaattgtagaacttgttaacacaagttggaaaggatataatcaaacaatagatgctctcctgcatccctgaacttTCCCACATGACCTTTCTCAAActcctcaaacccct from Podarcis raffonei isolate rPodRaf1 chromosome 9, rPodRaf1.pri, whole genome shotgun sequence harbors:
- the GC gene encoding vitamin D-binding protein isoform X2, whose product is MNSRKYTNSTFEEVKSIAVEIVALAEKCCVEGADPECYTTESLALSAKSCDPNNPFPKHPRTAACCREEGLERKLCLAALKHPPKEFHTYVEPSNEELCGAFRKDPQDFADRFLYEFSIDHSHTPLPLLIASTTTYLSIVGTCCTHAQPTVCFLKEKLERKSLMMLTDLSNKACSRYSVFGKEKTKLSYFITYTQKSPNASVEDILSLAEDASEVLAKCCDSLEEDCVQKEVSNHTAKTCNKLSTQDKRINDCCLDNSGSLQKYVCIYSLPWDKNTDSSNVARPTPECLCNVDCRQREIYNYIHRFAQTFTYAPEALLVALYDDSLTVANSCCGTEDPAACFAGKKPPTKLFDLLSKGNEMCGAYTTHNFLDFKKRLREHYHKALPSASEDTISGLVEQRSTFASTCCHLNAPPSYCGLKVQSEVAYTCTGDDCLAQN
- the GC gene encoding vitamin D-binding protein isoform X1, whose protein sequence is MKTVIITALLLMLTYSHAIERGRDYMRDKICQEFNHLGKDKFRSLAIIMNSRKYTNSTFEEVKSIAVEIVALAEKCCVEGADPECYTTESLALSAKSCDPNNPFPKHPRTAACCREEGLERKLCLAALKHPPKEFHTYVEPSNEELCGAFRKDPQDFADRFLYEFSIDHSHTPLPLLIASTTTYLSIVGTCCTHAQPTVCFLKEKLERKSLMMLTDLSNKACSRYSVFGKEKTKLSYFITYTQKSPNASVEDILSLAEDASEVLAKCCDSLEEDCVQKEVSNHTAKTCNKLSTQDKRINDCCLDNSGSLQKYVCIYSLPWDKNTDSSNVARPTPECLCNVDCRQREIYNYIHRFAQTFTYAPEALLVALYDDSLTVANSCCGTEDPAACFAGKKPPTKLFDLLSKGNEMCGAYTTHNFLDFKKRLREHYHKALPSASEDTISGLVEQRSTFASTCCHLNAPPSYCGLKVQSEVAYTCTGDDCLAQN